From the Winogradskyella forsetii genome, the window ACTAAGTAAAGAAACCGATTTTAAATCTTTTCTATTAAAATTCGTGAATATTGGTAAGGTGATAAAAACCTTGAATAATACGGATTTAAACGAGGTACATTTAATTCATAAAAATCCGGACAAACTTCTAAAAAAGTTCTTGAAGTTGTTGCCAAATGTAGTTGCAGGTGGTGGAAAAGTCTATAATTCCAAAAACGAAATACTCTTTATTTACCGAAATGACAAGTGGGATTTGCCAAAAGGAAAAGCAGAACGTAAAGAATCAATTGAGGAAACAGCGATAAGAGAAGTGGAAGAAGAGACAGGTGTAAAAGGCCTTAAAATTGTTAAACCATTACCAACTACGTACCATATTTTTAAACGTAACGGCAAACATAAAATTAAAGTGACTTATTGGTTTGAAATGAAAACCAACTTTGAAGGCCAACTTTCTCCTGAAGAAAA encodes:
- a CDS encoding NUDIX hydrolase, translating into MYTIYVGDKPIILTTELSKETDFKSFLLKFVNIGKVIKTLNNTDLNEVHLIHKNPDKLLKKFLKLLPNVVAGGGKVYNSKNEILFIYRNDKWDLPKGKAERKESIEETAIREVEEETGVKGLKIVKPLPTTYHIFKRNGKHKIKVTYWFEMKTNFEGQLSPEENEGITKVEWLDEKGSQEAMENSYANIRVLV